The Sesamum indicum cultivar Zhongzhi No. 13 linkage group LG6, S_indicum_v1.0, whole genome shotgun sequence genome has a segment encoding these proteins:
- the LOC105165176 gene encoding non-specific phospholipase C1 → MGFFRRTHLLIIVFIYLLLFPSVSRSFPFPRKSKHKIQGPIKTFVVLVMENRSFDHILGWLKRTRPDIDGLSGGEFNRVNASDSTSPAVSVSDDAFFVDSDPGHSIQAIREQIFGCNDTSVNPAPMSGFVQQAESMGVDGLSKTVMSGFKPELLPVYAELANEFAVLDRWFASVPASTQPNRFYVHSATSHGASSNVRKDLIHGFPQKTIFDSLDENGLSFGIYYQNIPATLFFKSLRKLKHITKFHDYKMKFKLHAKMGQLPNYVVIEQRYFDVDLFPANDDHPSHDVALGQRFVKEVYETLRASPQWEEMALLITYDEHGGFYDHVPTPVSGVPNPDGIIGPDPYYFKFDRLGVRVPTFLISPWIEKGTVIHEPSGPTPSSQYEHSSIPATVKKLFNLQSNFLTKRDAWAGTFEKYLYLRDTPRDDCPEKLPEVRTTLRHTGPKEDVKLSEFQIELIQLASQLNGDHILNTYPDIGRSMTVGTANRYAEDAVKRFLEAGRAALKAGANESALITMRPSLTSRTAEEQYSRGHESF, encoded by the exons ATGGGTTTTTTCCGGCGTACCCACTTGCTTATTATCGTCTTCATCTATCTCCTATTATTCCCCTCCGTTTCTCGCTCCTTCCCCTTTCCTagaaaatccaaacacaaaATCCAGGGGCCCATTAAAACCTTTGTGGTTTTGGTGATGGAAAATCGCTCCTTCGATCACATACTTGGATGGCTGAAGAGAACTCGTCCCGATATCGACGGCCTTAGCGGCGGCGAATTCAACAGGGTCAACGCCTCCGACTCCACCTCCCCTGCAGTGTCAGTCTCTGATGACGCTTTTTTTGTTGACTCCGACCCGGGCCACTCTATCCAAGCCATCAGGGAACAAATATTTGGATGCAACGATACGTCGGTGAACCCGGCTCCAATGAGCGGGTTCGTGCAGCAGGCTGAGAGCATGGGGGTTGATGGGTTGTCGAAAACCGTGATGAGCGGGTTCAAACCGGAGTTGTTGCCGGTTTACGCTGAGTTAGCAAATGAGTTTGCGGTTCTGGACCGGTGGTTTGCGTCGGTGCCGGCATCGACTCAGCCGAACCGGTTCTATGTTCATTCGGCCACCTCGCACGGCGCCTCCAGTAACGTTAGGAAAGACCTCATCCATGGATTCCCACAGAAGACGATTTTTGATTCGTTGGACGAAAATGGCCTTAGTTTTGGGATTTATTACCAGAATATTCCTGCTACTCTGTTCTTCAAGAGCCTGCGGAAGCTCAAGCATATTACCAAGTTCCATGACTATAAGATGAAGTTCAAACTTCACGCTAAGATGGGGCAGCTCCCGAACTATGTTGTAATCGAGCAGCGGTACTTTGACGTGGATCTGTTCCCAGCAAACGATGATCATCCATCCCATGATGTGGCTCTGGGGCAGAGGTTTGTGAAGGAGGTGTATGAGACACTTAGGGCGAGTCCGCAGTGGGAAGAGATGGCGCTTCTGATCACTTATGACGAGCATGGTGGGTTTTACGATCATGTGCCCACCCCGGTTTCTGGGGTGCCCAATCCAGATGGGATCATCGGCCCTGACCCGTATTACTTCAAGTTTGATAGGCTCGGTGTGCGAGTACCCACATTCTTAATTTCACCCTGGATCGAGAAAGGCACTG TCATCCATGAACCAAGCGGGCCAACCCCATCTTCACAATATGAACACTCGTCAATACCTGCTACTGTGAAGAAGCTTTTTAATCTTCAATCAAACTTCTTGACTAAAAGGGATGCATGGGCTGGTACCTTTGAGAAATACCTCTACTTGCGTGATACTCCTCGAGATGACTGTCCAG AGAAACTCCCAGAAGTTAGGACCACATTAAGGCATACGGGACCGAAGGAAGATGTTAAACTCTCTGAATTTCAAATCGAACTGATTCAGCTAGCGTCACAGCTCAACGGTGACCACATCCTGAACACCTATCCTGATATTGGAAGAAGTATGACTGTCGGTACGGCTAATCGGTATGCTGAGGATGCAGTTAAACGATTCTTGGAAGCTGGAAGGGCGGCTTTGAAGGCTGGAGCAAACGAGTCGGCGCTCATCACAATGAGACCCTCCCTCACCAGCAGAACTGCGGAAGAGCAGTACAGTCGCGGCCATGAATCCTTCTGA
- the LOC105165177 gene encoding protein DAMAGED DNA-BINDING 2, with protein MAPRTRVMSFPKVLIERDSDSEESSSSEEEEEDAVEEEEEEAEVENDAGEKSGEGHVEEDEPSTSMKNRKKPITISLKKVCKVCKKPGHEAGFRGATYIDCPMKPCFLCKMPGHTTMTCPHRVATEFGVAPAPFKSTHRSLDYVFGRQLRCHISAIKPAFVIPNQVNCAVIRYHSRRVTCLEFHPTRNNILISGDKKGQLGVWDYGKVHERTVYGNIHGCILNNMKFSPSNDGTVYGASSDGTVSSTDLETGISSTLVNLNPDGWQGPNSWRMLYGLDMNSDKGILLAADNFGLLYMVDARSDNVIGKPILIHKKGTKVTGLHCHPLQPDLLLSCGNDHFARIWDMRRPEAGSSIYELPHKRVVNSAYFSPQTGSKILTTSQDNRLRVWDSIFGNLDSPSREIVHSHDFNRHLTAFRAEWDPKDTSESLIVVGRYISENYNGVALHPIDFIDVSTGQLVAEVMDPNITTISPVNKLHPRDDVLASGSSRSIFIWRPQENFVLKRPRDESRIVLCGKGEKERKGKPEDHSGDDLDDDAYGSKSSKTKKHNLKSKARGSKQKC; from the exons ATGGCGCCGCGGACGAGAGTCATGTCGTTCCCGAAAGTCTTGATTGAGAGGGATTCGGACTCGGAGGAGAGTTCTTCTTcagaggaggaagaagaagatgctgtggaagaagaagaagaagaagctgaAGTGGAAAACGACGCAGGAGAAAAGTCGGGCGAAGGACATGTTGAGGAGGATGAGCCCTCGACGTCGATGAAGAATAGGAAAAAACCCATTACTATTAGCCTCAAGAAAGTCTGCAAA GTGTGCAAGAAACCGGGTCATGAAGCCGGGTTCAGAGGTGCCACCTATATTGATTGCCCAATGAAGCCTTGTTTCCTCTGCAAAATGCCTG GGCACACCACAATGACTTGTCCGCACCGTGTGGCCACTGAGTTTGGGGTCGCCCCAGCACCCTTCAAGAGCACTCATAGATCACTGGACTATGTTTTTGGACGTCAACTTAGGTGTCATATCTCTGCG ATCAAGCCAGCATTCGTGATCCCAAATCAAGTGAACTGTGCGGTCATTAGATATCACAGCAGACGTGTTACATGTTTGGAGTTCCATCCAACAAGAAACAATATTCTGATATCTGGTGACAAG AAAGGACAACTTGGAGTCTGGGATTATGGTAAAGTGCATGAGAGGACAGTATATGGAAACATACACGGCTGCATATTGAACAATATGAA GTTTAGTCCATCGAATGATGGAACAGTTTATGGTGCTTCTTCTGATGGAACAGTCAGCAGTACTGACTTAGAGACTGGAATTTCATCAACATTAGTGAACCTTAATCCTGATGGGTGGCAG GGACCTAACAGCTGGAGGATGCTCTATGGTTTGGATATGAACTCTGACAAAGGAATTTTGCTTGCTGCGGATAATTTTGGACTTCTCTATAT GGTGGATGCACGCTCCGACAATGTAATAGGAAAGCCTATATTGATTCACAAGAAAGGAACTAAAGTTACTGGTCTACATTGTCATCCTCTTCAACCAGATCTGCTGTTGAGTTGTGGAAATGATCACTTT GCCCGAATATGGGACATGCGACGGCCAGAAGCTGGGTCTTCTATATATGAACTTCCTCATAAGCGTGTTGTTAACTCTGCCTATTTTTCTCCACAAACTGGTAGCAAGATACTTACCACGTCACAGGATAACAGACTTCGTGTATGGGATTCCATCTTTGGGAATTTGGACTCTCCAAGCCGGGAAATTGTGCACAGTCATGATTTTAATCGACATTTGACAGCTTTCCGAGCAGAATGGGATCCGAAG GACACCTCAGAGTCCCTCATCGTTGTTGGGCGTTACATAAGCGAAAATTATAATGGAGTAGCCTTGCATCCTATTGATTTTATAGATGTAAGCACTGGTCAGTTAGTTGCAGAAGTGATGGATCCAAACATTACGACAATCAGTCCTGTAAATAAGCTACACCCACGTGATGATGTGTTAGCATCTGGTAGTTCCAG atccatcttcatctggaGGCCCCAGGAGAACTTTGTGTTGAAGCGGCCAAGGGATGAGAGTAGGATAGTTTTGTGCGGGAAGGGTGAAAAAGAACGCAAAGGGAAGCCTGAAGATCACAGTGGTGATGATCTTGACGATGATGCATACGGCTCCAAGAGTTCAAAGACCAAGAAACATAACTTAAAATCTAAAGCTCGTGGTTCCAAGCAAAAATGCTGA